A section of the Ovis canadensis isolate MfBH-ARS-UI-01 breed Bighorn chromosome 1, ARS-UI_OviCan_v2, whole genome shotgun sequence genome encodes:
- the KLF17 gene encoding Krueppel-like factor 17, translated as MSILNMSSSPGSSGMHTSWNHSPLGIQHIPQCTELQRIPLASAEAPRQNASEMGPQFSMALPDHHVSYCPQLTFTPSQMTFTQGMSPSQPGMVIFEEPQMMPLGELNIPGMAMTFGGNLRMPLNGPPASPPSGIPMMSHIRMRTMSYPGLPTVASNRDPLPPKALLNPTVPSTEAQALLPPVAQMLPPREPHNFGMSPGGSPVLLAFKSQGSFVNQPVSQEDPFLPKQPIPAPQRAEQQYSRTQEKAPRRRSPVSRPYRCDYENCEKAYTKRSHLVSHQRKHTGERPYKCTWEACTWSFFRSDELGRHTRIHTKHRPHKCDQCGRQFMRSDHLRQHQRTHMRTPRSPDPPADSGCVAGLPPTPGL; from the exons ATGTCCATCTTGAACATGTCTTCATCTCCCGGAAGCAGTGGAATGCACACCTCTTGGAACCATAGTCCATTAGGCATTCAACACATCCCTCAGTGCACAGAGCTGCAGAGGATCCCCTTGGCTTCTGCTGAGGCACCCAGGCAGAATGCCAGTGAAATGGGGCCACAGTTCAGTATGGCACTGCCTGACCACCATGTGAGCTACTGCCCCCAACTGACTTTCACCCCTTCCCAGATGACTTTCACTCAAGGAATGTCTCCTTCACAGCCAGGAATGGTGATTTTCGAGGAACCCCAGATGATGCCCCTAGGAGAGCTCAATATTCCAGGGATGGCCATGACCTTTGGTGGGAATCTAAGGATGCCCCTTAATGGGCCACCAGCCTCACCTCCCAGTGGAATCCCAATGATGTCCCACATCAGAATGCGAACAATGTCTTATCCTGGCCTCCCAACAGTAGCTTCTAACAGAGACCCTTTACCACCTAAAGCATTATTAAATCCAACCGTGCCTTCCACTGAGGCCCAAGCACTGCTCCCTCCTGTGGCTCAGATGTTGCCTCCTAGAGAGCCCCACAACTTTGGGATGTCCCCAGGTGGATCTCCAGTATTGCTGGCTTTTAAATCCCAGGGCTCTTTTGTGAACCAGCCAGTCTCCCAAGAAGACCCCTTCCTACCTAAGCAGCCCATACCTGCTCCACAAAGAGCAGAGCAGCAGTACTCCAGGACCCAGGAAAAGGCACCTAGGCGGAGATCCCCAGTTTCAAGGCCTTACCGCTGCGACTATGAGAACTGTGAAAAAGCTTACACTAAGCGCTCCCACCTCGTGAGTCACCAACGCAAACACACAG GTGAACGGCCCTATAAATGCACGTGGGAAGCCTGTACTTGGTCCTTCTTCCGTTCTGATGAACTTGGAAGACATACTCGGATACACACCAAACATCGACCACATAAATGTGACCAGTGCGGCCGACAGTTCATGAGATCTGACCATCTCAGGCAACACCAAAGGACTCATATGAGGACTCCAAGATCTCCAGACCCACCGGCAGACAGTGGATGTGTGGCTGGTCTTCCTCCTACTCCTGGTCTTTAG